In Silvanigrella paludirubra, one DNA window encodes the following:
- a CDS encoding NAD-dependent epimerase/dehydratase family protein, translating to MENIQMHERIGLTGASSFLTSLVLKRLAGLSSIKEVHIFDIKPPSIVSTKFIFHRVDLTKDEASSNIAAVLIENKVTAFIHGSLFSGPTRRKSYHHEVESIGTFHVLNAIAESNIKRLIVHSATFVYGAHPKNPNFIHEDYTLVMQGPQFVRTRVDVENQIQDFVNTYKDCSVTILRFAPILGPNSTNIRARYFFAGIIPKVLGYDPLVQFIHEDDAVRAQISTLSNNIPGIFNIVGRGVLPLSTGVHMSGKIPVPFISAMCRSFFSAGYASRIWELPSDIVPFFQYICVGDGKKAADKLGFIPKYSSRQALKSMIEANRLRKIGFSMPSSTLGEDEAYASSQGFQQIF from the coding sequence ATGGAAAATATTCAAATGCACGAACGTATTGGACTGACTGGGGCATCTAGTTTTTTAACCTCACTTGTTTTAAAAAGACTCGCGGGTCTTTCAAGCATAAAAGAAGTTCATATTTTTGATATCAAACCACCCTCAATCGTTTCTACAAAATTTATTTTTCATAGAGTTGATTTAACTAAAGATGAAGCTAGCTCAAATATAGCAGCTGTATTAATTGAAAATAAAGTAACTGCTTTTATTCATGGTTCTCTTTTTTCAGGACCAACGAGAAGAAAATCATATCATCATGAAGTTGAATCCATTGGTACTTTTCATGTTTTGAATGCCATAGCAGAGTCAAATATTAAAAGACTTATTGTTCATAGTGCTACATTTGTATATGGAGCACACCCTAAAAATCCAAATTTTATTCATGAAGATTATACGCTCGTTATGCAAGGACCTCAATTTGTTCGCACACGCGTTGATGTCGAAAATCAAATTCAAGATTTTGTAAACACATATAAAGATTGCTCTGTTACGATATTAAGATTTGCACCAATACTTGGACCTAATTCTACTAATATCAGAGCAAGGTACTTTTTTGCTGGAATAATACCAAAAGTTTTAGGCTATGATCCTCTCGTTCAATTTATCCATGAAGATGATGCTGTACGTGCCCAAATTTCAACCTTATCTAATAATATTCCAGGCATATTTAATATTGTAGGAAGAGGTGTGTTACCTTTAAGCACGGGAGTTCATATGTCAGGAAAAATACCTGTTCCTTTTATTTCAGCTATGTGTCGTTCCTTTTTTTCAGCAGGATATGCATCTCGAATTTGGGAATTGCCGTCTGATATTGTCCCCTTTTTTCAATACATTTGTGTGGGAGATGGAAAAAAAGCTGCCGATAAATTAGGATTTATTCCTAAATATTCAAGCAGACAAGCTCTTAAATCCATGATTGAAGCGAATCGTCTTCGTAAAATTGGATTTTCAATGCCTTCTTCTACTTTAGGTGAAGATGAAGCTTATGCATCATCACAAGGATTTCAACAAATTTTTTAA
- a CDS encoding tRNA-dihydrouridine synthase family protein: MPLLKKNENPKKRELGLAPMEGVTCLATRLWFSLTSQPDFAMTPFLRVTRDYPWKRVPSTYAAEIFDLKGLTSYRLIPQLMGTSPSDLERIATPLLKNSNFVDINCGCPSPKVVGSHAGSGLLEKLEVFEEFLTGIQEKLGESRYSIKMRSGFHTNDEFPKLLNLVAKMKMSQLTLHARTRQERYTSFSKWNLIDMASQTCGFPVVGSGDIVDSQSLENTMGQAPMVEKIIVGRGALRNPWIFQELRTNEIVQLTSRTLVLSLACYAVLQDILANNPSLLLQLVEKGLFEKTCGTDENLWEQLYHKLTVLYYGHYIETKSLVVERPSFARVKMIWNSLRSSLNSGFMDPFLLRVNCFPDFEKGIVSKVQESNELLSLKYSSQYDWIYSGAKNNGNEQN; this comes from the coding sequence GTGCCATTGCTCAAAAAAAATGAAAATCCAAAAAAAAGGGAACTTGGCTTGGCACCTATGGAAGGTGTTACTTGCCTTGCTACAAGACTTTGGTTTTCCCTAACTTCACAGCCAGATTTTGCAATGACGCCTTTTCTGCGTGTGACAAGAGACTACCCTTGGAAACGAGTCCCTTCAACGTATGCAGCAGAAATTTTTGACCTAAAAGGCTTAACCTCATACCGCCTCATTCCTCAGCTCATGGGCACAAGTCCCTCCGATCTAGAACGAATAGCGACACCATTATTAAAAAACTCAAATTTCGTAGATATCAACTGCGGATGTCCATCTCCAAAAGTTGTTGGAAGTCATGCAGGAAGCGGTTTGCTCGAAAAATTAGAAGTTTTTGAAGAGTTTTTAACTGGCATTCAAGAAAAACTAGGTGAATCTCGTTATAGCATAAAAATGAGATCGGGATTTCACACGAATGATGAGTTTCCCAAATTGTTAAACCTTGTTGCAAAAATGAAAATGTCTCAACTCACCCTTCATGCTCGTACTCGTCAAGAGCGCTATACTTCATTTTCTAAATGGAATTTGATCGATATGGCTTCTCAAACATGTGGTTTTCCAGTTGTAGGCTCTGGCGATATTGTGGACTCACAAAGCTTGGAAAATACAATGGGGCAAGCTCCTATGGTAGAAAAAATCATTGTGGGCCGTGGAGCTTTGAGAAATCCTTGGATTTTTCAAGAGTTAAGAACGAATGAAATCGTACAATTGACAAGCAGAACCCTTGTTCTCTCTTTGGCGTGTTATGCTGTCTTGCAAGATATTTTGGCGAATAATCCTTCCTTACTTTTACAACTTGTTGAAAAAGGTCTTTTTGAAAAAACTTGTGGGACAGATGAAAATTTATGGGAACAACTCTATCATAAGTTAACAGTTTTATACTATGGACATTACATCGAAACAAAATCTTTGGTGGTAGAAAGACCAAGTTTTGCAAGAGTCAAAATGATTTGGAATTCTTTAAGAAGCTCCTTAAATTCAGGGTTTATGGATCCTTTTTTACTAAGAGTGAATTGTTTTCCCGATTTTGAAAAAGGCATTGTAAGTAAAGTACAAGAAAGTAATGAATTATTGAGCCTTAAATACAGTTCTCAATATGACTGGATTTATTCCGGAGCAAAAAATAATGGAAATGAACAAAATTGA
- a CDS encoding HNH endonuclease: MGSFERKVLVLDSRYEPVKVVTMELGFVLLYAGRVTSIIDSERVINGVSRVWKVPWIVRLEGCRPRNKRLNGPRFSRQNIYLRDGFRCQYCQCSGLASNLTLDHLLPSAKGGKTTWENIVTACKTCNMKKGAKTIEELGIKLQRPPSKPQLHPTALFPLRYGITTKNAPQAWLPYLDLSVADRALVLGFDASPVFVNSYQQDSLIQV, encoded by the coding sequence ATGGGCAGTTTTGAAAGAAAAGTGCTTGTTCTTGATTCAAGGTATGAACCGGTAAAAGTCGTCACAATGGAGCTAGGATTCGTCCTTCTTTATGCAGGAAGAGTGACATCAATCATAGATTCCGAGCGTGTTATAAATGGAGTTTCTCGAGTTTGGAAAGTTCCATGGATTGTCCGGTTGGAAGGTTGTAGGCCAAGAAACAAAAGATTAAATGGTCCAAGATTTTCAAGGCAAAATATATATTTGCGAGATGGTTTTCGTTGTCAATATTGTCAGTGTTCTGGATTAGCTTCTAACTTAACATTAGATCATCTGCTTCCCTCTGCTAAAGGTGGGAAAACCACATGGGAAAATATCGTAACAGCTTGCAAGACTTGTAATATGAAAAAAGGTGCAAAAACGATTGAAGAGTTAGGAATAAAGTTACAAAGACCTCCTTCAAAGCCACAGTTGCATCCTACTGCTTTGTTCCCTTTAAGATATGGCATTACGACAAAAAATGCTCCGCAAGCTTGGTTACCTTATTTAGATTTGTCTGTGGCAGATAGAGCTTTAGTGCTAGGATTTGATGCTTCTCCTGTGTTTGTGAATTCATATCAGCAAGATTCTCTCATCCAAGTTTAA
- a CDS encoding alpha/beta fold hydrolase, giving the protein MIGLEDRFIDINGYKTRYWLSGNSESIILLLHGFAFSVEIWESNIHELSKNHKVIALDLLGFGLTDKPKGKQKIEDFPLFVFEFLKKMSIQKVHIVGHSMGGLIATKMAEMHPEVIESLVLLGSAGFSKNIPMHFRIFSLPFIGEMFVKPNKRGLMSALRKNTYVKSAVTPKLADKLFEFSLHPEMGPTLLKITRTAVDFFGFKGFIIRNIKKDIHKLTMPVLIIWGKEDSIIYLDHAYVANRLIKQSKLVIFDECGHLPQLEYPEKFNYLLGQFFNVTKKS; this is encoded by the coding sequence ATGATTGGATTAGAAGATCGTTTTATCGATATTAATGGATATAAAACTCGTTATTGGTTATCTGGAAATTCAGAATCTATAATCTTGTTACTTCATGGATTTGCCTTTTCGGTGGAAATTTGGGAATCAAACATTCATGAACTTTCAAAAAATCATAAAGTAATTGCATTAGATTTATTGGGTTTTGGATTAACGGATAAACCAAAAGGAAAACAAAAAATTGAAGATTTTCCTCTTTTTGTTTTTGAATTTTTAAAAAAAATGTCTATCCAAAAAGTCCATATAGTTGGGCATTCTATGGGGGGATTGATTGCTACAAAAATGGCAGAAATGCACCCAGAGGTTATTGAGTCCTTGGTTTTATTGGGAAGTGCTGGATTTTCTAAAAATATTCCTATGCATTTTCGCATTTTTTCATTGCCCTTTATTGGTGAAATGTTTGTAAAGCCAAATAAACGGGGATTAATGAGTGCTTTAAGAAAGAATACTTATGTTAAATCGGCAGTGACTCCCAAACTGGCAGATAAGCTATTTGAGTTTTCATTGCATCCAGAAATGGGCCCAACTCTTTTAAAAATTACGAGAACTGCGGTTGATTTTTTCGGTTTTAAAGGATTTATAATTCGAAATATTAAAAAAGATATCCATAAATTAACAATGCCTGTTTTAATCATATGGGGAAAAGAAGATTCCATCATTTATTTAGATCATGCTTATGTAGCAAATAGATTGATTAAACAATCAAAACTTGTCATTTTTGATGAATGTGGTCATCTTCCACAATTAGAATATCCGGAAAAATTTAATTATCTACTCGGTCAATTTTTTAATGTAACAAAGAAGTCATAA
- a CDS encoding branched-chain amino acid transport system II carrier protein, producing MSSNGATVSNFKVLIAGFAAFAMFFGSGNLVFPLKMGSETQSNWVFSSIGLAVTGVIVPFLGLAALTCLKGSQDQFFRWLGKVGAWIVPFLILLLIGPFGVIPRCITVGFGAWQSFVPTTPIWAFALGCVAIIWLATFGNGKIVDVIGKYFTPVKLGALALVIGGSLYFALSSASSIVPSTTTPMGAFKAGFFEGYNTMDLMAAIFFGVSLVQYFKTSGSDKIPFKPTLSAMALGMSLLMIVYMALVYLGAAYSTQVSHLPEPQILPHIAHIALGEASDYLISFTLVVSCLTTAVALTSVSVDFLCAKIPFLNGKRQLTLMLCIIITFVIALTDFRGIMSFMAPILQVMYPFIIAMALLNIIVYAFKNIKSNHKLKKEKKAA from the coding sequence ATGTCGTCAAATGGAGCCACTGTTTCCAATTTTAAAGTTTTAATAGCTGGGTTTGCTGCTTTTGCTATGTTTTTTGGCTCAGGAAATCTTGTATTTCCTCTAAAAATGGGAAGTGAGACACAATCCAATTGGGTTTTTTCTTCGATAGGTTTAGCAGTCACTGGGGTCATTGTCCCTTTTTTAGGATTAGCGGCTTTAACTTGTTTAAAAGGCTCACAAGATCAGTTTTTTAGATGGCTTGGAAAAGTTGGCGCTTGGATAGTCCCATTTCTTATATTGCTTTTAATCGGGCCATTTGGAGTGATTCCTCGCTGCATCACGGTTGGTTTTGGTGCTTGGCAATCCTTTGTCCCTACAACCCCTATTTGGGCGTTTGCTTTGGGTTGTGTTGCTATTATTTGGTTAGCTACCTTTGGTAATGGAAAAATCGTTGATGTCATTGGAAAATATTTTACACCTGTGAAGCTTGGTGCTTTAGCCTTGGTTATTGGCGGTTCTCTCTATTTTGCGCTTTCATCCGCTAGCAGCATTGTGCCAAGCACAACAACACCCATGGGGGCATTTAAAGCTGGATTTTTTGAAGGCTATAATACTATGGATCTTATGGCTGCGATCTTTTTTGGTGTTAGTTTAGTTCAATACTTTAAAACGAGCGGTAGCGATAAAATTCCTTTTAAGCCGACCTTGTCAGCAATGGCTCTGGGTATGTCCCTTCTTATGATTGTATATATGGCTCTTGTTTACTTAGGAGCGGCTTATTCAACTCAGGTCTCTCATTTGCCTGAACCACAAATTTTGCCACATATTGCTCATATTGCTTTAGGAGAGGCTTCTGATTATTTAATTTCATTTACGTTGGTTGTTTCATGTCTTACAACGGCAGTGGCTTTAACTTCAGTTTCTGTAGATTTTTTATGTGCTAAAATTCCTTTTTTAAATGGGAAACGCCAACTTACTTTAATGCTCTGCATTATCATTACTTTTGTAATTGCTTTAACTGATTTTAGAGGGATCATGTCTTTTATGGCTCCTATCCTTCAAGTAATGTATCCATTTATTATTGCAATGGCGTTATTAAATATAATTGTTTATGCATTTAAAAACATAAAATCTAATCATAAATTGAAAAAAGAAAAAAAGGCGGCTTAA
- a CDS encoding GNAT family N-acetyltransferase: MFFEWDSCLFNGRLLQVSPLNYSDITSLKKVFSQDLFEYYPSCFSSCEEFVNKKIIEKEKKIYYPWVFIEKESGECIGTSSFSNISFEHKRLEIGFTWFGKEKQKLGFNVESKLLLLEYLFEKAGFTRVEFKTDELNISSNLAMQKLGFTKEGVFRKHLIMPSGRYRNSVYYSVIDEDWQQVKEIILNRLQKKQIMMNTK, encoded by the coding sequence ATGTTTTTTGAATGGGACTCTTGTTTATTTAATGGTCGTCTATTGCAAGTAAGTCCTCTGAATTATTCCGACATCACTTCTCTTAAAAAAGTATTTTCTCAAGATTTATTTGAGTATTATCCATCTTGTTTTTCTTCTTGTGAAGAATTTGTTAATAAAAAAATAATTGAAAAAGAAAAAAAAATTTATTATCCTTGGGTATTTATCGAAAAAGAATCGGGAGAATGTATTGGAACAAGTTCATTTTCAAATATTTCCTTTGAACACAAACGCCTTGAAATTGGTTTCACTTGGTTTGGAAAAGAGAAACAAAAATTAGGATTTAATGTAGAGTCTAAATTATTATTGCTTGAGTATTTGTTTGAAAAAGCAGGTTTTACTCGTGTCGAATTTAAAACAGATGAGCTTAATATAAGTTCAAATTTAGCCATGCAAAAACTTGGATTTACAAAAGAAGGCGTATTTAGAAAACATTTAATTATGCCTTCAGGAAGATATCGTAACAGTGTTTATTACAGTGTTATCGATGAAGATTGGCAACAGGTAAAAGAAATTATTTTAAATCGGTTACAAAAAAAACAGATTATGATGAATACAAAATAA
- a CDS encoding substrate-binding periplasmic protein, which yields MKKFIIQKMFYISIFIILKLQAYSSEPIHVRADYWCPYNCSPSDINQGYMIEILQKAFGEENIKYETMNWARAVTETREGGFDAIVGAAKEDAPDFIFSDILGKSQNCYYTFGKKVFKYTGIDSLKSIRVGIVKDYSYYEELNTYIKNNLADKTKIDETFGDYVLEKMIGKARNGEIDAFVEDPNVVNFYLKKHYDIKELKNSGCSPLENVYIAFSPKKKNSEERVEILNKTIKKMIKNGEMKKLLKKYSIPIWFK from the coding sequence ATGAAAAAATTTATAATTCAAAAAATGTTTTATATTTCTATTTTTATTATTTTAAAATTGCAAGCTTATTCAAGTGAACCCATTCATGTCCGAGCTGATTATTGGTGCCCCTACAATTGCTCCCCTAGTGACATCAATCAAGGTTACATGATTGAAATTTTACAAAAAGCGTTTGGAGAAGAAAATATAAAATATGAAACCATGAATTGGGCACGTGCAGTAACAGAAACTAGAGAAGGAGGTTTCGATGCTATTGTTGGAGCCGCAAAAGAAGACGCTCCTGATTTTATTTTTAGTGATATTTTAGGAAAAAGCCAAAATTGTTATTATACGTTTGGAAAGAAAGTTTTTAAATATACAGGAATAGACTCTTTAAAATCAATTCGGGTTGGAATTGTTAAAGATTATTCGTATTATGAAGAATTAAATACGTATATTAAAAATAATTTAGCAGATAAAACTAAAATTGATGAGACATTTGGAGATTATGTTCTCGAAAAAATGATTGGAAAAGCTCGTAATGGAGAAATAGATGCTTTTGTAGAAGATCCCAATGTTGTCAATTTCTATTTAAAAAAACATTACGATATAAAGGAACTTAAAAACTCAGGATGCAGCCCTTTAGAAAATGTTTATATTGCTTTTTCTCCTAAAAAAAAGAATTCAGAAGAAAGGGTAGAAATTTTAAATAAGACAATTAAAAAAATGATTAAAAATGGTGAAATGAAAAAATTATTAAAAAAATATTCAATTCCAATTTGGTTTAAATAA
- the rpsG gene encoding 30S ribosomal protein S7: protein MARRRRPIKREVLADPVFGDVLVTKFINCMMEDGKKSAAEKIFYGAIEIVTQKAQGEEAIAVFKRALENLKPQVEVRTRRVGGSNYQIPVEVRPERRQALALRWLISYSRLRNEKSMRDKLAAEILDAANRRGAAIKKREDVHKMAEANKAFAHYRF from the coding sequence ATGGCACGCAGACGTCGCCCGATAAAACGCGAAGTATTAGCAGATCCTGTATTTGGTGATGTACTTGTAACTAAGTTCATCAACTGTATGATGGAAGACGGAAAAAAAAGCGCAGCAGAAAAAATATTCTACGGCGCAATTGAAATTGTAACTCAAAAAGCACAAGGCGAAGAAGCCATTGCTGTTTTTAAACGCGCACTTGAAAACCTCAAACCACAAGTAGAGGTTCGTACTCGTCGTGTTGGTGGTTCTAACTACCAAATCCCTGTTGAAGTTCGTCCTGAGCGCAGGCAAGCTTTAGCACTTCGTTGGCTTATTTCTTACTCTCGCTTACGCAATGAAAAATCCATGCGCGATAAGCTAGCTGCTGAAATTCTCGATGCTGCTAACCGCCGTGGTGCTGCTATTAAGAAACGTGAAGACGTTCATAAAATGGCAGAAGCAAATAAAGCATTTGCACACTACCGCTTCTAA
- the rpsL gene encoding 30S ribosomal protein S12: protein MPTINQLVASGRKPNPYRSKSPALKECPQRRGVCTRVYTTTPKKPNSAIRKVAKVRLTTGIEVISYIPGEGHNLQEHSVVLVRGGRVKDLPGVRYHIVRGALDTTGVAKRRQSRSLYGAKRPKGGAAAAEPAKKGKK from the coding sequence ATGCCAACCATTAACCAGCTTGTCGCAAGCGGCCGTAAGCCAAACCCTTACCGCAGCAAGTCCCCAGCACTTAAAGAGTGCCCACAACGTCGTGGCGTTTGTACACGCGTTTATACAACAACACCTAAAAAACCAAACTCTGCGATCCGTAAGGTTGCAAAGGTTCGTTTGACTACTGGTATTGAAGTTATTTCCTATATCCCAGGTGAAGGCCATAACTTACAAGAGCACTCCGTTGTTCTCGTTCGTGGCGGTCGTGTAAAAGACTTACCTGGTGTGCGCTACCACATTGTTCGTGGTGCACTTGATACAACTGGCGTTGCAAAACGTCGTCAATCTCGTTCTCTTTACGGCGCAAAACGTCCTAAAGGAGGCGCTGCTGCCGCTGAACCTGCTAAAAAAGGCAAGAAGTAA
- a CDS encoding flagellar hook-length control protein FliK, producing MFLASPKSSLIPIALPPSSKGDVEKQDLKLDDDKDPFDNALEKIFTKTKKEDEPSVLPKLFVSKKEDETKNEETNFLLNPIFSSSYLFQPQWQNQNPTKEALLLEPQIELNPLEPKSLLSILDASEKNLKLDGYQFFEFAKPINIDKNLIGNINLDENQKITTTPFAKENNSLKDNSKYELVDVNLVKNEDNLIKAFNINDSSINENIQKGDLVFINKNPINSGNKNIPVDMNIFNPNINIEVSDINFDMDKIQNNNGKNVIDQLNKGFLNQKGIQLNENLVAYPVAKIVNDSDIKTDYYLFKKEFSPSGEKQQFIGVISKDNDHQKDIMNNKNSFDPKDFLFIDNKNNFSEINKSIKYDLNKNNSFYMNDVFNNKNNLNEIDIENPNFELKDLKIKTIDSFVRTNKMGDNFKTIKISGNEDELRKIDMIDPKNQLQVSKLNESNQKEKTDIKLPVFSIENIVKDKKEINLSKNNFNIFTNEKSKLDGLKFKDLNEDSFFSFMSSDSDNQTKENKKELNEKSTSENKGLVFEKTISSQANTPIILSDKSNADFSNPMVSAATRRAVDLSSQLQARGGGNAKIQIQDEKFGSIELNIHMKKDNTVSMEIKATDKDLKNILEQNSDTLKKTLDSQNISLTDFKVSTVESKSIQAGLGGTTSQGFSQQQFNQNSNNGNNQDFYQQNLAQGFMSNSFSNGNNSFFNRSDDDYSFSKSSNQSYINSRNNFSKNMEKNSITNIQRGANGSIKVNV from the coding sequence ATGTTTTTAGCATCCCCAAAATCAAGCTTAATACCAATTGCTTTACCTCCTTCTTCAAAAGGGGATGTTGAAAAGCAAGATTTAAAACTTGATGATGACAAAGATCCTTTTGATAATGCGCTAGAAAAAATTTTTACTAAAACTAAAAAAGAAGATGAACCTTCCGTTCTTCCAAAACTATTTGTGTCTAAAAAAGAAGATGAAACAAAAAATGAGGAAACCAACTTTCTTTTAAATCCTATTTTTTCTTCATCTTATTTATTTCAACCACAATGGCAAAATCAAAATCCAACAAAAGAAGCTTTATTATTAGAACCACAAATTGAATTGAATCCTTTGGAACCTAAAAGTCTTTTAAGTATTTTAGATGCAAGTGAAAAAAATTTGAAATTAGATGGTTATCAATTTTTTGAATTTGCAAAGCCAATAAATATAGATAAAAATTTAATTGGAAACATAAACCTAGATGAAAATCAAAAAATTACTACAACTCCCTTTGCTAAAGAAAATAACTCCTTAAAAGATAATTCTAAATATGAATTAGTTGATGTAAATTTAGTTAAGAATGAGGATAATTTAATAAAGGCGTTTAATATAAATGATAGCAGTATAAATGAAAATATTCAAAAAGGAGATTTGGTTTTTATAAATAAAAATCCTATTAATTCAGGGAATAAAAATATACCAGTGGATATGAATATTTTTAATCCTAATATAAATATTGAAGTATCTGATATCAATTTTGATATGGATAAAATCCAAAATAACAACGGTAAAAATGTTATAGATCAATTAAATAAAGGATTTTTAAATCAAAAAGGAATTCAATTAAATGAAAATTTAGTTGCGTATCCTGTTGCTAAAATAGTGAATGATTCGGACATTAAAACGGATTATTACTTATTTAAAAAAGAATTTAGCCCATCTGGTGAAAAACAACAATTTATCGGAGTTATTTCAAAAGACAACGATCATCAAAAAGATATTATGAATAATAAAAATAGCTTTGATCCGAAAGATTTTTTATTCATAGATAATAAAAATAATTTTAGCGAAATAAATAAATCTATTAAATATGATCTAAATAAAAACAATTCTTTTTATATGAATGATGTTTTTAATAATAAAAATAATTTGAATGAAATTGATATTGAGAACCCTAATTTTGAATTAAAAGATTTAAAAATTAAAACTATAGATAGTTTTGTTCGCACAAACAAGATGGGTGATAATTTTAAAACTATAAAAATATCTGGAAATGAAGATGAATTAAGAAAAATAGATATGATTGATCCTAAAAATCAGTTACAAGTTTCAAAATTAAATGAATCGAATCAAAAAGAAAAAACAGATATAAAGTTACCTGTTTTTAGTATAGAAAATATAGTTAAAGATAAAAAAGAAATTAATTTAAGTAAAAATAATTTCAATATTTTTACCAATGAAAAATCAAAATTAGATGGTTTGAAGTTTAAAGATTTAAATGAAGATTCCTTTTTTTCATTTATGTCTTCTGACTCCGATAACCAAACTAAAGAAAATAAAAAAGAATTAAATGAGAAATCTACTTCAGAAAATAAAGGGTTAGTTTTTGAAAAAACTATTTCTTCACAAGCGAATACCCCAATAATTTTGTCTGATAAAAGTAATGCTGATTTTTCAAATCCTATGGTCTCTGCTGCTACAAGAAGAGCGGTTGATCTATCAAGTCAATTACAAGCTCGTGGTGGTGGTAATGCCAAAATTCAAATTCAAGATGAAAAATTTGGAAGCATTGAATTAAATATTCATATGAAAAAAGACAATACTGTTTCTATGGAAATTAAAGCTACAGATAAAGATTTAAAAAATATATTGGAGCAAAATTCGGATACTTTAAAAAAGACTCTTGATAGTCAAAATATTTCTTTAACAGATTTTAAAGTTTCTACTGTAGAAAGCAAATCAATTCAAGCTGGATTAGGTGGAACAACAAGTCAAGGATTCTCACAACAACAGTTTAATCAAAATTCAAATAATGGAAACAACCAAGATTTTTATCAGCAAAATTTAGCACAAGGATTTATGTCAAATAGTTTTTCTAATGGAAATAATTCTTTTTTTAATAGATCAGATGATGATTATTCCTTTAGTAAATCTTCTAATCAAAGTTACATAAATAGTAGAAATAATTTTTCGAAAAATATGGAAAAAAATTCCATAACAAATATTCAACGTGGTGCAAATGGATCTATTAAAGTAAATGTTTAA